The Caloenas nicobarica isolate bCalNic1 chromosome Z, bCalNic1.hap1, whole genome shotgun sequence genome has a segment encoding these proteins:
- the ARRDC3 gene encoding arrestin domain-containing protein 3, protein MVLGKVKSLTISFDCLNDSNVPVYSSGDTVSGRVSLEVTGEIRVKSLKIHARGHAKVRWTESRNAGSNTAYTQNYTEEVEYFNHKDVLIGHERDDDNSEEGLHTIHSGRHEYAFSFELPQTPLATSFEGRHGSVRYWVKAELHRPWFLPVKLKKEFTVFEHIDINTPSLLSPQAGTKEKTLCCWFCTSGPISLSAKIERKGYTPGESIQIFAEIENCSSRVVVPKAAIYQTQAFYAKGKMKEVKQLVASLRGESLSSGKTETWNGKQLKIPPVSPSILDCSIIRVEYSLMVYVDIPGAMDLFLNLPLVIGTIPLHPFGSRTSSVSSQCSMNMNWLGLTLPERPEAPPSYAEVVTEEQRQSSLAPMGACDDFERALPGPLFAYIQEFRFLPPPLYSEIDPNPDQPTDDRPSCPSR, encoded by the exons atggtgctggggaaggtgaaGAGTTTGACAATAAGCTTTGACTGTCTGAATGACAGCAATGTCCCCGTGTACTCCAGCGGGGACACGGTCTCAGGAAGGGTCAGTTTAGAAGTGACGGGGGAAATCAGAGTGAAATCCCTCAAAATCCACGCGAGGGGACACGCCAAAGTGCGCTGGACTGAGTCGAGAAATGCTGGATCCAACACTGCCTACACACAGAACTACACGGAAGAAGTGGAGTATTTCAACCATAAGGACGTCCTGATCGGCCACGAGAGAG ATGATGACAATTCAGAAGAAGGCCTTCACACCATCCATTCAGGAAGGCATGAATATGCATTCAGCTTTGAGCTTCCACAGAC ACCACTTGCTACCTCATTCGAAGGCAGACATGGCAGTGTGCGCTATTGGGTGAAAGCCGAATTGCATAGGCCTTGGTTTCTACCAGTAAAATTAAAGAAGGAATTTACAGTCTTTGAACATATAGATATCAACACTCCTTCATTACTG TCACCCCAAGCAGGCACAAAAGAAAAGACTCtctgttgttggttttgtacCTCAGGCCCAATATCCTTAAGTGCCAAAATTGAAAGGAAGGGCTACACCCCAG gtgAATCAATTCAGATCTTTGCTGAGATTGAGAACTGCTCTTCCCGTGTGGTGGTGCCAAAGGCAGCCATTTACCAAACGCAGGCATTTTATGCCaaagggaaaatgaaggaaGTCAAGCAGCTTGTGGCCAGCCTGCGTGGGGAATCCTTGTCATCTGGCAAAACAGAAACCTGGAATGGCAAACAGTTGAAAATTCCACCTGTTTCCCCTTCAATCCTCGACTGTAGTATAATCCGTGTGGAGTACTCACTGATG GTGTATGTTGATATTCCAGGCGCCATGGATTTATTCCTTAACTTACCACTGGTCATTGGTACCATTCCTCTACACCCATTTGGTAGCAGAACATCAAGTGTCAGCAGCCAGTGTAGCATGAACATGAATTGGCTTGGTCTGACACTTCCTGAAAGACCAGAAG CACCTCCCAGCTATGCAGAAGTGGTCACAGAGGAACAGAGACAGTCCAGCCTTGCACCTATGGGTGCTTGTGATGACTTCGAGAGAGCGCTTCCAGGACCATTGTTTGCATACATCCAGGAGTTCCGTTTTCTGCCTCCACCCCTCTATTCAGAA ATTGATCCAAACCCAGATCAGCCCACAGATGACAGACCATCTTGCCCATCTCGTTGA